One region of Oxalobacteraceae bacterium OTU3CAMAD1 genomic DNA includes:
- a CDS encoding alpha/beta hydrolase-fold protein, which translates to MKILISLLVLAYAAPASFAQVKSLPHKEEKRRYLVYTPPSYDSEPRKAFPVVFNFHGGGMTMAEQMLYTQMNRAADRHQFIVVYPSGIKQDWNVGFGMSYLDGTDDIGFTEALLARLKQDYRVDAERVYATGLSRGGFFALRIAAELPHLFAAVASVGAPMPEPVIKHHTKPGKVGVLLLHGTADQVVAHGGKPTGYLSAEETFGYWAKWNGAGADSASRRVIDADPGDGTDVTWLEQGNGRQSVALATVREGGHTWPGADPFNVGLPIGKTTRDIDANDVIWRFLDKHRR; encoded by the coding sequence ATGAAAATCCTGATCAGCCTGTTGGTCCTCGCATACGCCGCGCCGGCGTCTTTCGCGCAGGTGAAATCCCTTCCCCACAAGGAGGAAAAGCGCCGCTACCTCGTCTACACGCCGCCGTCGTATGACAGCGAGCCCCGCAAGGCCTTTCCGGTGGTGTTCAACTTCCATGGCGGCGGCATGACCATGGCCGAACAAATGCTCTACACGCAAATGAACCGCGCCGCCGACCGCCACCAGTTCATCGTCGTCTACCCGTCGGGCATCAAGCAGGACTGGAACGTCGGTTTCGGCATGTCCTATCTCGACGGCACCGACGACATCGGCTTTACCGAAGCACTGCTCGCCAGACTGAAGCAGGACTACCGCGTCGACGCCGAACGCGTGTACGCCACCGGCCTGTCGCGCGGCGGCTTTTTCGCGCTGCGGATCGCCGCCGAGTTGCCCCACCTGTTCGCGGCCGTCGCCTCGGTTGGCGCGCCGATGCCGGAACCGGTAATCAAACACCACACCAAGCCCGGCAAGGTCGGCGTGCTGCTGCTGCACGGCACCGCCGACCAGGTCGTGGCCCATGGCGGCAAGCCGACCGGGTATTTGTCGGCGGAGGAGACCTTCGGCTATTGGGCGAAATGGAACGGCGCCGGCGCCGACAGCGCCAGCCGCCGTGTCATCGACGCCGATCCCGGCGACGGCACCGACGTGACCTGGCTCGAACAGGGCAACGGCCGACAAAGCGTGGCGCTGGCGACCGTCAGGGAGGGCGGCCACACGTGGCCGGGCGCGGACCCGTTCAACGTCGGCCTGCCGATCGGCAAAACCACCCGCGACATCGATGCCAACGACGTCATCTGGCGCTTCCTCGACAAGCATCGCCGCTGA
- a CDS encoding alkaline phosphatase D family protein — translation MTPSNSRRKFIRNFSVGTAAISLSACGGGDPYYQPVSFAHGVASGDPLSDRVILWTRVTATPGADDMDVGWMVAEDSGFAKIVASGTARAGAAGDYTVKVDATGLSANRAYYYRFRCQGVDSPVGRTKTLPTGAVSRARFAVFSCSNYPTGYFNVYGDAAKFDDIDVGLHLGDYIYEYAAGGYASQNAAALNRVSQPATEIITLTDYRRRYQQYRTDPDLQAVHARIPFIAVWDDHELANDTWRDGAENHNPATEGLWAARRLMAIQAYHEWMPIRVPDAKRPDRIYRSFDFGNLLSLHMLDTRVIGRDKQLAYASYAGADGSFNSAAFAADVSNPTRQLMGTEQTAWLQSQMSKSTATWQVLGQQVLMARMLLPAPMVLTATGYSSYLAIAAKVRAGVALSDAEQQQLAAPKVPYNLDAWDGYAAARETVLGMARTLDKNLVVLAGDTHNAWASDLADINGQAVGVEFGVPSVSSPGFESYFPTAAPATVAGGMEQLIGPLQYAETASRGFVVLTVTPTETRAEYRYVDTIQSKTYTASVGKTLRMLPGAANRKIVAG, via the coding sequence ATGACACCATCGAATTCGCGTCGCAAGTTCATCCGCAACTTTTCGGTCGGCACCGCCGCCATTTCGCTCAGCGCCTGCGGTGGCGGCGACCCGTACTACCAGCCGGTCAGCTTTGCGCACGGCGTGGCCAGCGGCGACCCGCTGAGCGACCGCGTGATCCTGTGGACCCGTGTGACGGCGACGCCCGGCGCCGACGACATGGACGTGGGCTGGATGGTGGCGGAAGACAGCGGATTCGCCAAGATCGTCGCCTCCGGCACGGCCCGCGCCGGCGCCGCCGGCGATTACACGGTCAAGGTCGACGCCACCGGCCTGTCGGCCAACCGCGCCTACTACTACCGCTTCCGCTGCCAGGGCGTGGACTCGCCGGTCGGCCGCACCAAGACCTTGCCGACCGGCGCCGTGTCGCGCGCCCGCTTCGCCGTCTTCAGCTGCTCGAACTACCCGACCGGCTACTTCAACGTCTACGGCGACGCCGCCAAATTCGACGACATCGACGTCGGCCTGCACCTGGGCGACTACATCTACGAATACGCGGCCGGCGGCTACGCGTCGCAGAACGCCGCCGCCCTGAACCGGGTGTCGCAGCCAGCCACCGAGATCATCACCCTGACCGACTACCGCCGCCGCTACCAGCAATACCGCACCGACCCGGACCTGCAGGCGGTGCACGCGCGCATCCCGTTCATCGCCGTCTGGGACGACCACGAGCTGGCCAACGACACCTGGCGCGACGGCGCGGAAAACCACAATCCCGCCACCGAGGGCCTGTGGGCCGCGCGCCGCCTGATGGCGATCCAGGCGTATCACGAATGGATGCCGATCCGCGTGCCCGATGCCAAGCGGCCCGACCGCATCTACCGCTCCTTCGACTTCGGCAACCTGCTGTCGCTGCACATGCTCGACACCCGCGTGATCGGCCGCGACAAGCAACTGGCCTACGCCAGCTACGCCGGCGCGGACGGCAGCTTCAACAGCGCGGCCTTCGCGGCGGACGTGTCGAACCCGACGCGCCAGCTGATGGGGACCGAGCAGACAGCGTGGCTGCAAAGCCAGATGAGCAAATCGACCGCCACCTGGCAAGTGCTGGGCCAGCAGGTGCTGATGGCGCGCATGCTGCTGCCGGCGCCGATGGTGCTGACCGCCACCGGCTACTCGTCCTATCTCGCCATCGCGGCCAAGGTGCGCGCGGGCGTGGCGCTGAGCGATGCGGAACAACAGCAACTGGCCGCGCCCAAAGTGCCCTACAACCTCGACGCCTGGGACGGCTATGCCGCCGCGCGCGAGACGGTGCTCGGCATGGCGCGCACGCTCGACAAGAACCTGGTGGTGCTGGCCGGCGACACGCACAATGCCTGGGCCAGCGACCTGGCCGACATCAACGGCCAGGCGGTCGGCGTCGAATTCGGCGTGCCGTCGGTAAGCTCGCCGGGCTTCGAGAGCTACTTCCCCACCGCCGCGCCGGCCACCGTGGCGGGCGGCATGGAACAGCTGATCGGACCGCTGCAATACGCCGAGACGGCCTCGCGCGGCTTCGTGGTGCTGACGGTCACGCCGACCGAAACGCGCGCCGAATACCGTTACGTCGACACCATCCAGTCGAAGACCTACACGGCGTCGGTCGGCAAGACCTTGCGCATGTTGCCGGGAGCGGCCAACCGGAAGATCGTCGCGGGCTGA